The following is a genomic window from Pseudomonadales bacterium.
TCTGCGCCCATGCAGCATGACTGATGTGCGCCTTGTCCTCCCACTTGACCTTGCCGCTGCGCACCGCCTCCGACAGCACATAACCGGTCATCATCTTGGTCAGGCTGGCCGGCGCCATCCGCTCATCGGCCAGGTGCTCCATGATCACCTTGGCGGAATCCGCATCGACCAGGATCCAGGCTCGCGCGGCGACCGCCGGTGGTGCGGGAACGATCGGCTGTTGCTGTGCCTGCGCGGGTGTCGCTGCAGGGGTTGGCGTCGGAACAGGCTCTTGGGCGACAAGGGCCAACGGTGCACAAATGCCGAGCAGGACGATGACGAAGCGTGCGAAAACTCTGATCACGGTATCTCCGGGCGAGGTTTGTCGATATGCAGGAAAGCGGACAGCGCCGTGCTGCACGACGGCGCACGACGCCCCTTCAGAGCGTGTCGCAAAACATTGCGAGGCGTGTGGCGACACCGTCGCATCGGGGGGCGGCGGCCGCCGGGATGCGGCACTCGAGCCTGCAGGGATGCATTGACGGCGTCCCACCGGTACGAAGGTGTCGTCACGCGCAGATCACATGAACACTCAAGGGGTTTTGCGATACGCCTCTTCAAGGCGTCCGGCAGTATATCACCCGGTGTGCGCCACTACTCCGTGACCACCTGTGCACCGGCGATGCTCGCCGCTGCGAGGCGTCGCCTGGCATCCTCGAGCGCCTCGGTGCTCTCCAGCGGGCCAATGCGTACCCGATACCACGGACTCGCGGCATCGGCCGAGCGGTGGATGAACACCTCGTGTCCGAGCAGCGAAGCGAGCGTCTGCTGCAGGCTGCGCGCACCGTCCATGCTGCGGAACGCACCTGCCTGCAGGTAGGTCTTGCGCGCCACCGGCTGGCTGGCGACGAGCCGCGCATCACCGGCCATTTCGCGGCGCTTCGCAACCCACTCGGGCGCCATCGGGTCGAGCACTTCCAGCTCGACCAACGCCGTACCCTTGTTCGCGTAGCCAAGTCGATAGGCGGCAGCGTACGACAGATCGAGAACCCGCCCCTCGTGAAAGGGGCCGCGATCGTTCACGCGCACCACGATGCTGCGCCCGTTCTCGACGTTCTTTACACGCACATAGCACGGAATCGGCAAGGTCTTGTGCGCAGCCGTCATCGTGTAGACGTCGTAGGGCTCCCCGTTCGAGGTGTACTGCCCATGGAACTTGGTGCCGTACCACGACGCAAACCCACGCTCACGGTAGCCGGGACGCGCCGGCGCCACACGGTAGGTCGTGCCAAGCACCGTGTACGGGCTCTTGTTGCCGGCACTGGTCACCGGCTCCGGACGTGGCACCGCATCGGGAATCGTCATGATATCGGCACGAAACTCCGGTGTGCCATCCTGCTGCGGGCGATCGGAGCCCCCGGCAACCGGAGCGCCCGGTGACGTGCCCGGCTGCGAGGCGCAGCCAGCGAGCATCACGACCAGGGCAACAACTCCCGCGTACGTACGCCGTCGCGCCCTCGACTCGATGCCGCAACGTTGCGTCACGCTCATGGCCGCTCGTACCCGGTGCGGATCGCCTGGCTGAGCTGATGCACCGCCATGGCGTAGAGCGCGCTGCGGTTATAGCGCGTGATCACGTGGAAATTGTGCAGACCGAGCCAGTATTCGGTGCCTGCGTCCGTGTCGAGCATCAACGGCAGCACGCGCTCGGTCGCATCGATCGTGCCATCGGCCGCGATGCCGAGCGCCGCCAGCTCGCTGACCGCCACGTCCGGCTCGAGCCCGGGATTCATGCGCTCCTTCACTACCGGCCCGACCACGCGCGCCGGCAGCACGACCGGAGCACCGTACTCCCAGCCGTGGCGCTTGAAATAGTTTGCAACGCTGCCGATCGCATCCGTTCGACTGTTCCAGATGTCGGCATGTCCATCACCGTCGAAATCGACGGCGTAGGCGCGAAAGCTGCTCGGGATGAACTGCCCCATGCCCATCGCTCCGGCGTAGGATCCGCGCAGCGACAGCGGATCGAAACCCTGCTCGCGCACCATCACCAGGAACTGTTCGAGCTCACCGGCAAAGAATTCGCTGCGTGGCGGATAATCAAAGGCGAGCGTCGCCAGCGCATCGATCACGCGGTAGGAACCCATGTTGCTGCCATAGCGCGTCTCCACACCGATGATCGCGACGATCACCTCGGGCGCGACACCGTAGGTGGCTGCAGCGCGCACCAGATCAGCCGCATTGGCGCGCCAGAACGCGATGCCCCCATCGATGCGTGCGGGTGTGATGAAGACCTTGCGATATTCACCCCAGCTCAGACGCTTTTCGGCCGGTCGCGAAATCGCCTCGAGGATGCTGTCCTTGCGCTCGGCCGCCGTGAACCAGGCACGAAGCTGCCCACGCGTGAAGCCGTGCTGCTCCACCATGCGGGCCTCGAACGCTGCATAACCGGCATGATCGACA
Proteins encoded in this region:
- a CDS encoding septal ring lytic transglycosylase RlpA family protein; amino-acid sequence: MSVTQRCGIESRARRRTYAGVVALVVMLAGCASQPGTSPGAPVAGGSDRPQQDGTPEFRADIMTIPDAVPRPEPVTSAGNKSPYTVLGTTYRVAPARPGYRERGFASWYGTKFHGQYTSNGEPYDVYTMTAAHKTLPIPCYVRVKNVENGRSIVVRVNDRGPFHEGRVLDLSYAAAYRLGYANKGTALVELEVLDPMAPEWVAKRREMAGDARLVASQPVARKTYLQAGAFRSMDGARSLQQTLASLLGHEVFIHRSADAASPWYRVRIGPLESTEALEDARRRLAAASIAGAQVVTE
- the mltB gene encoding lytic murein transglycosylase B, with amino-acid sequence MVEQHGFTRGQLRAWFTAAERKDSILEAISRPAEKRLSWGEYRKVFITPARIDGGIAFWRANAADLVRAAATYGVAPEVIVAIIGVETRYGSNMGSYRVIDALATLAFDYPPRSEFFAGELEQFLVMVREQGFDPLSLRGSYAGAMGMGQFIPSSFRAYAVDFDGDGHADIWNSRTDAIGSVANYFKRHGWEYGAPVVLPARVVGPVVKERMNPGLEPDVAVSELAALGIAADGTIDATERVLPLMLDTDAGTEYWLGLHNFHVITRYNRSALYAMAVHQLSQAIRTGYERP